The following coding sequences are from one Panicum hallii strain FIL2 chromosome 5, PHallii_v3.1, whole genome shotgun sequence window:
- the LOC112892082 gene encoding probable 2-carboxy-D-arabinitol-1-phosphatase yields MGSGSLPTRPSPSAFSRPLPIPGRARPTRLRSLTTGKLRAFSIKPSHSGLSEVSVQSLPDTEVTGAAYSFTGATTSLTNKILTSSKKITLVRHGLSSWNAESRVQGSSNLSVLTETGAKQAEKCRDALANMKFDVCFSSPISRAKSTAEIIWQGKEEPLVFLDSLKEAHLFFLEGMTNADAKEQYPELYTKWREDPAHFHVNGIYPIRELWGTARQAWEQILLTPGENLLVVTHKSILRALICTALGLPPERFRAIDVNNGGMCVFTVNRQGEAMLQALNMTAHMYSDHTYQY; encoded by the exons ATGGGCTCTGGTTCACTGCCCACGCGGCCTTCTCCGTCGGCGTTCTCGCGGCCGTTGCCCATCCCCGGCCGCGCGCGCCCTACTCGCCTCCGCAGCCTCACCACAG GCAAGCTCAGGGCCTTTTCCATCAAACCAAGTCATAGTGGTCTGAGCGAAGTATCTGTACAGAGCCTTCCTGATACTGAAGTTACCGGTGCTGCTTACAGCTTCACAGGAGCAACGACATCACTTACCAACAAGATTCTAACCTCGTCCAAGAAGATTACTCTTGTTAGACATGGCTTGAGCTCATGGAATGCAGAAAGCCGTGTTCAG GGAAGCTCAAATCTGTCGGTGTTAACAGAAACCGGTGCCAAGCAGGCAGAGAAATGCCGTGATGCTCTTGCGAACATGAAGTTTGACGTTTGCTTCTCTAGTCCGATCTCACGAGCAAAG TCAACTGCCGAAATTATTTGGCAAGGGAAGGAAGAACCCCTTGTTTTTCTCGATTCACTGAAGGAGGCACACCTCTTCTTTTTAGAGGGCATGACCAATG CGGATGCTAAGGAGCAATATCCAGAGTTGTACACCAAATGGAGGGAGGACCCTGCACACTTTCATGTTAATGGCATATACCCGATCAGGGAGTTGTGGGGAACAGCAAGACAAGCGTGGGAGCAGATCTTGCTCACTCCG GGTGAAAACTTGTTGGTGGTGACGCACAAATCTATTTTGCGTGCACTCATCTGCACAGCACTAGGTCTCCCTCCTGAGAG GTTCCGTGCCATTGATGTAAACAATGGTGGCATGTGTGTCTTCACGGTCAACAGACAAGGAGAAGCTATGCTTCAAGCCCTCAATATGACCGCACACATGTACAGTGATCACACCTATCAGTACTAG
- the LOC112892084 gene encoding 40S ribosomal protein S15a-5-like yields MGRRILNDALRTMVNADRRGNATALLQPISGVMVSFLNIMKHRGYIKNFEVVDPHRVGKINVELHGRIKDCKALTYRQDLRAKEIEQYRVRMLPTRQWGYVVITTPNGVLDHEEAIRQNVGGQVLGYFH; encoded by the exons ATGGGCCGGCGGATCCTGAACGACGCTCTGCGCACGATGGTCAACGCAGACCGGCGGGGGAACGCCACGGCACTCCTCCAGCCCATCTCCGGCGTCATGGTCTCCTTCCTCAACATCATGAAGCACCGAG GTTATATCAAAAACTTCGAGGTCGTTGATCCGCATAGAGTTGGGAAAATTAATGTGGAGCTTCACGGACGTATTAAAGACTGCAAAGCTCTTACTTACAGGCAAGACCTCAGAGCTAAGGAAATAGAACAATACAGGGTTCGGATGCTCCCAACACGGCAG TGGGGCTATGTTGTGATTACTACTCCTAATGGTGTTCTAGATCATGAGGAAGCAATCAGGCAGAATGTGGGTGGCCAGGTCCTTGGCTATTTCCATTGA
- the LOC112892083 gene encoding uncharacterized protein LOC112892083, translating into MDRDGRPGWLPSLGFAFLSFNCGMAVYRSWPDTSSVAFVAVAYVALILLFRCLHLLERGRHQGQGIKLAVWGLSTLLTLMFSSKVAAIMPPWAQLLVWAMGILTIAAGFYAFFLVRPEAP; encoded by the coding sequence ATGGACCGCGACGGCCGCCCGGGATGGCTGCCGTCGCTGGGCTTCGCCTTCCTCAGCTTCAACTGCGGGATGGCCGTCTACCGCTCCTGGCCCGACACCTCATCCGTCGCCTTCGTCGCCGTCGCCTACGTCGCCCTCATCCTCCTCTTCCGATGCCTCCACCTGCTCGAGCGCGGCCGCCACCAGGGCCAAGGGATCAAGCTCGCCGTCTGGGGACTCTCCACGCTCCTCACGCTCATGTTCTCATCCAAGGTCGCCGCCATCATGCCGCCCTGGGCGCAGCTGCTCGTATGGGCCATGGGGATCCTCACCATCGCCGCCGGGTTCTACGCCTTCTTCCTCGTACGACCGGAGGCGCCCTGA